A single window of Gossypium arboreum isolate Shixiya-1 chromosome 13, ASM2569848v2, whole genome shotgun sequence DNA harbors:
- the LOC108451242 gene encoding transcription factor MYB36 gives MGRAPCCDKANVKKGPWSPEEDAKLKAYIEKHGTRGGNWIALPHKIGLKRCGKSCRLRWLNYLRPNIKHGGFSEEEDNIICNLYLSIGSRWSIIAAQLPGRTDNDIKNYWNTKLKKKLLGRHKQSDINTKLSDHSNNNNNQFTQGLTNSAMERLQLHLQLQALQNPIFSFYNNPALWPNILPLQQKVTIQGASNGSTPNIVMESAAAATTPLTGDTLVDSKPVAMGPLVSSFRQGEVVDEFVVVEDGGQMAEVDGFDGLKDNMVWWSNGFDAKVGSSNCWGSASSVVQFNEMFKDYELGFNM, from the exons ATGGGTCGGGCACCTTGCTGTGACAAAGCCAATGTGAAGAAAGGACCATGGTCACCCGAAGAGGATGCTAAGCTCAAGGCTTATATAGAGAAGCATGGCACTCGTGGTGGCAATTGGATTGCTCTTCCCCACAAAATTG GTTTGAAGAGATGTGGGAAGAGTTGCAGGCTGAGATGGCTGAATTATTTGAGACCAAACATTAAACATGGTGGTTTCTCTGAAGAAGAAGACAACATCATCTGCAACCTCTATTTGAGTATTGGAAGCAG GTGGTCCATAATTGCAGCACAGCTACCTGGAAGAACAGACAATGATATAAAAAACTACTGGAACACCAAACTGAAGAAGAAACTACTTGGGAGGCACAAACAATCCGACATCAATACCAAGTTGTCGGaccatagtaataataataataatcagttCACACAGGGTTTAACAAACTCAGCTATGGAACGTTTACAACTCCATCTTCAACTTCAAGCTCTTCAAAATCCAATCTTCTCCTTCTACAACAATCCAGCTCTATGGCCTAATATTCTTCCATTGCAACAAAAAGTAACCATCCAAGGTGCCTCTAATGGCAGTACCCCTAACATTGTTATGGAATCTGCTGCAGCTGCTACAACACCCTTAACCGGAGATACTTTGGTGGACTCGAAACCGGTGGCAATGGGACCACTGGTTTCGAGTTTCCGGCAGGGTGAGGTGGTGGATGAGTTTGTTGTTGTAGAAGATGGTGGTCAAATGGCTGAAGTTGATGGGTTTGATGGTTTAAAGGACAACATGGTTTGGTGGTCTAATGGGTTTGATGCAAAAGTAGGGTCTTCTAACTGTTGGGGTTCGGCTTCTTCTGTTGTTCAGTTCAATGAAATGTTCAAAGATTATGAATTGGGGTTTAATATGTAG
- the LOC108453715 gene encoding bifunctional dethiobiotin synthetase/7,8-diamino-pelargonic acid aminotransferase, mitochondrial, with protein MLLRRHHHHRLFRLRLLLLHHHHHQFQSFSTLTIPLSHPTYIIWSSNTSLGKTLVSTGLSSSFLLSPSSSSKKFLYLKPLQTGFPSDSDSRFLFQKLSSLSLSRNLPLFSSHSVLLSSLPAAKSFKPNEFSLNESREMCELGFYEEKKVLEAGRVAPELVSETIYAWEGALSPHFAAEREGGAVEDSELVKRLETRLKEGLLEGGVERGKLDGFCVVETAGGVASPGPSGTLQCDLYRPLRFPGVLVGDGRLGGISGTISAYESLKLRGYDVVAIVIEDHGLINEIPLKSYLRSRVPVFVLPPIPQDPSNDLMEWFDESCNVFNSLKDIMLEAYLERMRRLNEMPRKAGDVFWWPFTQHKLVPPSTVTVIDSRCGENFSVYKVQNKEYITQQFDACASWWTQGPDATLQTELARDMGYAAARFGHVMFPENVYEPALECAELLLDGVGKGWATRVYFSDNGSTAIEIALKMAFRKFSSDHGILPELLKNNPTESCTELMVLALKGSYHGDTLGAMEAQAPSSFTGFLQQPWYTGRGLFLDPPTVFMHNGKWTVSLPEVFHSATLKPEDTTFRSRDEIFLKSRDESNLAGLYSLYVSQQLSQYSTLSETNKQIGALIMEPIIQGAGGMHMVDPLFQRMLVNECRHCRIPVIFDEVFTGFWRLGVESAAELLGCVPDIACFGKLMTGGIIPLAATMATDAIFDSFTGDSKLKALLHGHSYSAHAMGCTAAAKSIKWFKDPNTNLNITSEKSQKMMLRELWDAELVQQFSSHPSISRVVTLGTLFALELQADESDAGYASLYARSLVQMLREDGIYTRPLGNVIYVMCGPCTSPKMCTLQLLKLYTKLEEFTLVKTKMNII; from the exons ATGCTCCTCCGCCGTCATCACCACCACCGTCTCTTCCGACTCCGTCTCCTTCtcctccaccaccaccaccatcaaTTCCAGTCCTTTTCCACTCTCACCATCCCACTTTCCCACCCAACCTACATAATCTGGTCCTCCAACACCTCCCTCGGAAAAACCCTAGTTTCCACCGGCCTTTCCTCCTCCTTCCTCCTATCCCCCTCCTCCTCCTCCAAAAAATTTCTCTACCTCAAACCTCTCCAAACCGGCTTCCCATCCGACTCCGATTCCCGCTTCCTCTTTCAAAAACTCTCTTCTCTTTCTCTCAGCCGCAATCTCCCCCTCTTTTCCTCCCATTCTGTTCTCCTCTCTTCCCTCCCAGCTGCCAAATCGTTTAAGCCAAATGAATTCTCTTTAAATGAGTCGCGGGAGATGTGTGAATTGGGGTTTTATGAGGAAAAGAAGGTTTTGGAAGCGGGAAGGGTGGCTCCGGAGCTTGTTTCGGAGACGATATATGCTTGGGAGGGCGCATTGTCTCCACATTTTGCTGCGGAAAGGGAAGGCGGAGCGGTGGAGGATTCTGAACTGGTTAAGAGGTTGGAGACACGTTTGAAGGAAGGATTGTTGGAAGGTGGTGTTGAGAGGGGAAAGTTGGATGGGTTTTGTGTGGTGGAGACTGCCGGTGGGGTTGCCAGTCCTGGACCCTCTGGGACGCTTCAATGTGATCTTTATCG GCCCTTGCGCTTTCCTGGTGTTCTTGTTGGAGATGGCCGGTTGGGTGGTATATCTGGAACTATTTCAGCTTATGAGAGTTTGAAACTAAGAGGTTATGATGTTGTTGCTATTGTTATTGAAGATCACGGCCTTATAAATGAAATACCATTAAAGTCATATTTGCGTAGTAG aGTGCCTGTGTTTGTACTGCCACCCATTCCACAAGATCCATCAAATGATCTAATGGAATGGTTTGATGAATCTTGCAATGTATTTAATTCTTTGAAAGACATAATGCTGGAAGCTTATTTAGAAAGAATGCGGAGACTTAATGAAATGCCGAGAAAAGCTGGAGATGTTTTCTGGTGGCCATTTACTCAGCACAAACTTGTACCACCTTCTACTGTTACAGTCATTGATTCACGCTGTGGTGAAAACTTTTCAGTGTACAAG GTTCAGAACAAAGAGTACATAACTCAACAATTTGATGCCTGTGCTAGTTGGTGGACTCAAGGACCTGATGCAACTTTACAG ACTGAACTTGCAAGAGACATGGGTTATGCTGCTGCACGATTTGGGCATGTAATGTTCCCTGAGAATGTTTATGAGCCAGCTTTAGAATGTGCAGAGCTTTTGCTTGATGGTGTGGGGAAAG GTTGGGCCACTCGGGTGTACTTTTCAGATAATGGTTCTACAGCAATTGAAATTGCTCTGAAGATGGCATTTCGAAAGTTTTCTTCTGATCATGGAATTTTACCAGAGTTATTGAAGAATAACCCAACAGAAAGTTGTACCGAACTAATG GTCCTAGCTCTTAAGGGATCTTATCATGGTGATACTTTAGGTGCAATGGAAGCACAGGCTCCATCGTCTTTTACTGGATTTTTGCAGCAGCCATG GTATACAGGAAGAGGGCTTTTTCTAGACCCTCCAACTGTGTTTATGCATAATGGCAAATGGACTGTTTCACTTCCTGAAGTGTTTCATTCTGCAACTCTGAAACCAGAAGATACTA CCTTCAGGTCTCGTGATGAAATATTTCTTAAGAGCAGGGACGAATCAAATCTTGCTGGCTTGTACTCATTGTATGTTTCTCAGCAATTATCTCAGTATTCAACATTATCTGAGACTAATAAGCAAATAGGAGCCTTAATTATGGAACCAA TTATCCAAGGTGCTGGAGGAATGCACATGGTTGATCCACTTTTCCAGCGGATGCTTGTCAATGAGTGTCGGCACTGTAGAATTCCAGTAATCTTTGATGAGGTTTTTACAGGTTTCTGGCGTTTAGGAGTAGAG TCTGCAGCAGAACTGCTTGGTTGTGTACCAGATATAGCTTGCTTTGGAAAGCTAATGACTGGAGGGATCATCCCATTAGCTGCCACAATGGCAACCGATGCTATATTTGATTCATTTACTGGAGATTCAAAG CTTAAAGCTCTTTTGCACGGACATTCATATTCTGCACATGCAATGGGGTGCACAGCAGCTGCCAAATCTATTAAATGGTTCAAAGATCCAAATACAAACCTTAACATCACATCTGAAAAATCTCAGAAAATGATGCTTAGGGAG TTATGGGATGCAGAACTTGTGCAACAATTCTCATCACATCCTTCTATCTCAAGGGTGGTCACATTAGGAACTCTTTTTGCGTTAGAACTACAAGCAGATGAGTCTGACGCAGG GTATGCATCTCTATATGCAAGGTCTCTGGTTCAGATGCTCCGGGAGGATGGTATCTACACCCGACCCTTAGGAAATGTCATCTATGTCATGTGTGGTCCTTGCACATCCCCAAAAATGTGCACTCTACAACTCCTCAAACTTTACACAAAGCTTGAAGAGTTCACCCTAGTCAAAACAAAGATGAATATCATTTAA
- the LOC108453270 gene encoding calmodulin-binding protein 60 C — protein MQRQTRYMTRTNSMVRGKRSLEGDEDQQPEPKRPALASVIVEALKVDSLQKLCSSLEPILRRVVSEEVERALAKLAPPRLNGRSSPKCLEGPGGGSLQLRFRSRLSLPLYTGGKVEGEQGAAIHIVLVDSNTGHVVTTGPEASMKLDVVVLEGDFTNEDDEDWTQEEFDSHLVKERPGKRPLLTGDLQVTLKEGIGTLGDLTFTDNSSWIRSRKFRLGLKVASGYCEGIRVREAKTEAFTVKDHRGELYKKHYPPSLNDEVWRLEKIGKDGSFHKRLSAEGIFTVEDFLRLVVRDQQKLRNILGSGMSNKMWEALLDHAKTCVLSGKLYVYYTDDLRNSGVVFNNIYELNGLISGEQYFPADSLSDSQKVYVDSQVKKAYDNWNQVIEYDGKSLLNFKQNRWSSARDELQIGELDYTSAVDHQMQLPRVPVPVPTEQVHSGLQVGGYNDNQSTGYSGQSQIMNPNSHNQFGNTQFVPQDQLIDNSQQPQSSKNDTNVVGLALGPPQSSIIGFQNIGSSMQPSNLNPFNDWTNNHDKGVEDFLSEEEIRVRSNEMLENEEMQHLLRLFNMGGNASINMTEDSGYGFPNYIPSPMPNFVDEDRSRPGKAVVGWLKIKAAMRWGFFIRKKAAERRAQIVELEEEEE, from the exons ATGCAAAGGCAAACGCGGTATATGACGAGGACTAATAGTATGGTTAGAGGGAAACGGAGTTTGGAAGGAGATGAAGACCAGCAGCCGGAGCCAAAACGTCCTGCTTTAGCTAG TGTGATTGTTGAAGCTCTTAAGGTGGACAGCTTGCAGAAACTTTGTTCATCTTTGGAACCCATCCTTCGTAGAGTT GTAAGTGAAGAGGTGGAAAGAGCTTTGGCAAAATTAGCCCCCCCTAGGCTTAATGGAAG GTCTTCTCCAAAATGTCTTGAAGGTCCAGGCGGAGGGAGCTTACAGCTCCGCTTCAGGTCCAGGTTGTCTCTCCCTCTTTACACAGGAGGAAAGGTAGAAGGGGAGCAGGGTGCTGCTATCCATATTGTTCTAGTTGACTCCAACACTGGGCATGTTGTAACAACCGGACCTGAAGCCTCTATGAAGCTAGATGTTGTGGTGCTTGAAGGTGATTTTACCAATGAGGATGATGAAGATTGGACACAGGAGGAATTTGATAGCCATTTGGTAAAAGAGCGTCCAGGAAAAAGACCACTGCTGACAGGTGACTTGCAAGTGACCCTGAAAGAGGGGATTGGAACACTAGGAGACCTCACTTTTACTGACAATTCAAGTTGGATAAGAAGCAGGAAATTCAGGCTTGGCTTGAAGGTTGCTTCTGGATACTGTGAGGGTATACGTGTACGGGAAGCTAAGACAGAGGCTTTTACTGTCAAGGATCACAGAGGGGAAT TGTATAAGAAGCACTACCCACCTTCACTGAATGATGAAGTATGGAGATTGGAAAAGATTGGGAAAGATGGGTCATTTCACAAGAGGCTTAGCGCTGAAGGAATATTCACTGTTGAAGACTTTTTGCGGCTTGTTGTCAGGGATCAGCAAAAGCTACGAAAT ATTCTGGGAAGTGGCATGTCAAATAAGATGTGGGAAGCTCTATTAGATCATGCAAAGACTTGTGTGCTGAGTGGGAAGCTTTATGTTTACTATACTGATGATTTAAGGAACAGTGGTGTTGTTTTCAATAATATCTATGAGTTGAATGGCCTTATTTCTGGGGAACAGTATTTTCCTGCTGATTCTCTATCTGATAGTCAGAAG GTTTATGTAGATTCACAGGTAAAGAAAGCCTATGACAATTGGAATCAAGTCATAGAGTATGATGGCAAGTCACTGTTGAACTTCAAGCAAAATAGGTGGTCAAGTGCCCGGGATGAACTTCAGATAGGTGAACTAGATTACACAAGTGCTGTCGATCATCAGATGCAGTTACCACGGGTGCCAGTTCCAGTTCCTACTGAGCAAGTTCACTCAGGCCTACAAGTTGGAG GGTATAACGATAATCAGTCGACCGGATATTCAGGGCAGTCCCAGATTATGAATCCAAATTCTCATAATCAATTTGGCAACACGCAATTTGTGCCACAAGACCAGCTAATTGACAATTCTCAGCAACCACAAAGCTCAAAAAACGATACCAATGTTGTTGGGCTGGCTCTTGGTCCTCCACAATCATCTATCATAGGATTCCAAAATATTGGTTCTTCAATGCAGCCATCAAATCTTAATCCTTTCAACGATTGGACGAACAACCACGATAAGGGAGTCGAGGACTTTTTATCAGAGGAAGAGATCCGCGTAAGAAGTAATGAAATGCTCGAGAATGAAGAAATGCAGCACCTTCTCCGCCTTTTCAATATGGGAGGTAATGCTTCCATTAATATGACAGAAGACAGTGGGTACGGGTTCCCAAATTACATACCATCCCCAATGCCAAACTTTGTAGACGAAGACCGTTCACGTCCTGGCAAAGCTGTTGTAGGCTGGTTGAAGATTAAGGCCGCAATGAGATGGGGATTCTTTATCCGAAAGAAAGCTGCTGAGAGACGGGCACAGATAGTTGAgctagaagaagaagaagaatag
- the LOC108452726 gene encoding uncharacterized protein LOC108452726, with protein sequence MDYARNRGISLIQDDQMFFHRIISRDSLVGCSSRIYYYRSSEGIPFNWEMQPGTPKEPQKEDVLPPISPPPALLSLGLPKPRIDVVEENKGSKLKVFKFWKHGKKNDKKKKIDDHQSDKYSNYETCSSDDDGEFVGSPCVSSSSSSSFSFGSSNTLSRDSSFNRHYGCGPLNFASFLVRVLRSR encoded by the coding sequence atggaTTATGCTCGTAATAGAGGGATATCTTTAATTCAAGATGACCAAATGTTCTTCCATCGAATCATCTCGAGAGATTCTTTGGTTGGTTGTTCTTCTCGGATTTATTATTATCGAAGTTCCGAAGGTATACCTTTTAATTGGGAAATGCAACCTGGGACACCGAAAGAACCGCAGAAGGAAGATGTTCTCCCTCCTATTAGTCCACCTCCGGCATTACTTAGCCTCGGTTTACCTAAACCGCGTATTGATGTCGTAGAAGAAAATAAGGGTTCGAAACTGAAAGTGTTCAAGTTTTGGAAACACGGCAAAAAGAATGACAAGAAGAAGAAGATTGATGATCATCAATCAGATAAGTACTCAAATTACGAGACGTGTAGTTCGGATGACGACGGGGAATTCGTGGGTTCACCGTGTGTATCGAGCTCGTCTTCTTCTTCGTTCTCTTTCGGATCATCGAATACTCTGTCAAGGGACTCATCGTTTAACCGACATTACGGTTGTGGTCCATTGAATTTTGCGTCGTTCCTTGTTCGTGTTTTGAGGTCTAGGTGA